The following are encoded in a window of Rhinolophus sinicus isolate RSC01 linkage group LG12, ASM3656204v1, whole genome shotgun sequence genomic DNA:
- the CHRM3 gene encoding muscarinic acetylcholine receptor M3, translating into MTLHNNSTTSPLFPNISSSWMHDSSAAGLPPGIVTHFGSYNISPAAGDLSSPNGTTSDPLGGHTIWQVVFIAFLTGVVALLTIIGNILVIVAFKVNKQLKTVNNYFLLSLACADLIIGVISMNLFTTYIIMNRWALGNLACDLWLSIDYVASNASVMNLLVISFDRYFSITRPLTYRAKRTTKRAGVMIGLAWVISFILWAPAILFWQYFVGKRTVPPGECFIQFLSEPTITFGTAIAAFYMPVTIMTILYWRIYKETEKRTKELAGLQASGTEAEAESFVHPTGSSRSCSSYELQQQNMKHSARRKYGGCHFWFTTKSWKPSAEQMDQDQSSSDSWNNNDAAASLENSASSDEEDMGSETRAIYSIVLKLPGHSTILNSTKLPSSDNLQVPDEELGTVDLERKASKLQAQESMDDGGSFPKSFSKLPIQLESAVDTAKTSDVNSSVSKTMATLPLSFKEATLAKRFALKTRSQITKRKRMSLIKEKKAAQTLSAILLAFIITWTPYNIMVLVNTFCDSCIPKNYWNLGYWLCYINSTVNPVCYALCNKTFRTTFKMLLLCQCDKRKRRKQQYQQRQSVIFHKRVPEQAL; encoded by the coding sequence TGACTCCTCGGCTGCAGGGCTGCCCCCAGGAATCGTCACTCATTTTGGCAGCTACAACATTTCTCCAGCAGCTGGGGATTTGTCTTCTCCAAATGGCACGACCAGTGACCCCCTGGGAGGCCATACCATCTGGCAAGTGGTCTTCATTGCATTCTTAACGGGCGTCGTGGCCTTGTTGACCATCATCGGCAACATCCTGGTGATAGTGGCATTTAAGGTCAACAAGCAGCTGAAGACTGTCAATAACTACTTCCTCTTAAGCCTGGCCTGTGCCGATCTGATTATTGGGGTCATTTCAATGAATCTGTTTACTACCTACATTATCATGAATCGATGGGCTTTAGGGAACTTGGCCTGTGACCTCTGGCTTTCCATCGACTATGTGGCTAGCAATGCCTCAGTCATGAATCTTCTGGTGATTAGCTTTGACAGGTACTTTTCCATCACGAGGCCACTCACATACCGGGCCAAACGAACAACAAAACGAGCTGGTGTGATGATAGGTCTGGCTTGGGTCATCTCCTTCATCCTTTGGGCCCCTGCCATCTTGTTCTGGCAGTACTTTGTTGGGAAGAGAACTGTGCCCCCAGGGGAGTGTTTCATTCAGTTCCTCAGTGAGCCCACTATTACCTTTGGCACGGCCATCGCTGCCTTTTATATGCCTGTCACCATTATGACTATTTTATACTGGAGGATctataaggaaactgaaaaacgTACCAAAGAGCTTGCTGGGCTACAAGCCTCAGGGACAGAAGCGGAGGCAGAAAGCTTCGTCCACCCCACAGGCAGTTCTCGAAGCTGCAGTAGCTATGAACTTCAACAGCAAAACATGAAACACTCAGCCAGGAGGAAGTATGGCGGCTGCCACTTCTGGTTCACAACCAAGAGTTGGAAGCCCAGTGCTGAGCAGATGGACCAAGACCAAAGCAGTAGTGACAGCTGGAATAATAACGACGCTGCTGCATCTCTGGAAAACTCCGCATCCTCAGATGAGGAGGACATGGGCTCAGAGACAAGAGCCATCTATTCCATTGTACTCAAGCTTCCAGGTCACAGCACCATTCTCAACTCCACCAAGTTACCCTCATCAGACAACCTGCAGGTGCCCGACGAGGAACTGGGGACAGTGGACTTGGAGAGGAAAGCCAGCAAGCTGCAGGCCCAGGAGAGCATGGACGATGGAGGCAGTTTTCCAAAAAGCTTCTCCAAGCTTCCCATCCAGTTAGAGTCAGCCGTGGACACAGCCAAGACCTCTGACGTCAACTCCTCAGTGAGTAAGACCATGGCCACTCTACCTCTGTCCTTCAAGGAAGCCACGCTGGCCAAGAGATTTGCTCTGAAGACCAGAAGTCAGATCACAAAGCGGAAACGGATGTCACTCATCAAGGAGAAGAAAGCAGCCCAGACCCTCAGTGCCATCTTGCTTGCCTTTATCATCACCTGGACCCCCTACAATATCATGGTTCTGGTGAACACATTTTGTGACAGCTGCATACCCAAAAACTATTGGAATCTGGGCTACTGGCTGTGCTACATCAACAGCACCGTGAATCCCGTGTGCTATGCCCTGTGCAACAAAACATTCAGAACCACTTTCAAGATGCTGCTGCTCTGCCAGTGTGACAAAAGGAAGAGGCGCAAGCAGCAGTACCAGCAAAGACAGTCCGTGATTTTTCACAAGCGTGTGCCCGAGCAGGCCTTGTAG